DNA from Thermococcus sp. LS1:
AATCCTCGAAGAAATGTGTTCTGGGGATGATGACCATTTCCCTCACTCTGAAGAGTGATGAGGAGCCGATGCTCTGACCCAGCTATTCCCACAAAACTATTTTAAAGAATACCTCTCTAATCCATATGGTGTTATGAATGATCAGGGCTAAAACGGAGTTTGATGCCTGTAAAGAAGTTTTTATAAGCTCCACCCCAAAGCTTTTTGAGCTTCTGTTTGAGGACATTCCAATCCGTCATCCAGAGTATGCCACGTTCTTAGCTGATAGGGGAGTTTATATAATTGACTCAAATGGTTACAAGTTGCTCCGTCTTGAATGTCGAGAGGGGAAAAAATTGCTACTTCAAGAGCTCCATGACAGGAACATTGAGCCACAAACTGTGTTGGATACTTACCTCGGTACTCTGTTCGCAGTTTTTGAACAGGCAAATATAAAAGAAAAAACCACACTTGCCTACTACACAGGGAATGAGTTCGTAGAGCCAATTGAAATAAAAGTGATCGGTCATCCCTCGGGATTTATGAAAGGGTCTTTTACCCTCTTTGACGAGTTAATATCAAAGAATTATCGCAGTATACGGCTTGATAAAGTGAAAAAGCCTCCAACGCTAACCTACGACCCCCTCGAAGCATTTGATAACAGAATTTCCAACAGTTCGATACTAATATTTGAAAAAGATACTCTAAGGGAGCTCGCTGTTATGAGCTTCGAGAATTTCCTAAAGGTAAAAGAGATATTCATACACACAACTCATTTCCATATCAATGCAGTTTTCTTTGGCTATCTGAAGTTTAAAATAAGAAAAATGCAGGGGATTTAGGTGGTTACCAAATCCTGAATCTTTTTCTTCACGAGCTGGCTCACGAGCTTTCCGTCGGCCCTTCCGCGGAGCTTCGCCATAGCGCGGCCCATTATCATGCCCATCGCTCCCATACCCTTAGCCTTTATGACTTCGATGTTCTGCTGGATGACTTCGTCTATTATGCGCTCAACTTCCTCCTCGCTGAGTAGCGTCAGGCCCTTTTCTTCAGCAACCTGCTGGGCCGTCTTCTCCGGGTGAAGCGCGAGTTCCTTGAATATCTCCTCGAAGGCCTCCTTGGCTATCTTGCCGTTGAGATAAAGCTCGAAAGTCTCCCTGATGTGCTCGTCGGTGATGTTTTCGATGGGAACCTCCTTCTTGAGACCCTTGAGTACGACGACGAGTATTGATGCAGCGAGGGACGGCTTGACGCCCTTCGCTATGAGCTCTTCGAAGAGCTCGTCGCGTTCGTCGTTCACGAGGGTTTCAGCAAGGCTCTTGTCGATCTTGTACTCCTTCACATAGCGCTCGACCCTCTCCTGTGGGAGCTCTGGCAGGTTGGCAAGTATCTCGTCCTTCAGCTCGTCGGTGATGAGTATTGGAGGTATGTCCGTCTCAGGATACATCCTCGCCTTACCGGGAAGCGGGCGCATGTACTGGGTGTTTCCATCGGGCAAAGCTCTCCTTGTTTCCTCCGGCACGCCGTCTATAGCCTCCTTCGCCCTCTGGAGAACCTCGCGGAGTGCTTTCTTGGCAGTTTCCTCCTCTGCGGCGACGAGGACGAAGGCGTCATCCTCGCCGAGACCGAGTTTTTCGATAACTGCATTAACCTCTAATTCTGTAATTCCATAATTCGGTAACTCATCAATGTGGAAGATGCCCTTCACGTATTTCTTGGCTCTGTCGGCCATCTCCGTTCCGAGCCTCCTGCCGGGCTGAATCTCTTTCCCGATGAGCCCGCGGAACTTGGGGAGCTTAACGGCGAGGACCTTTCCACCCTTCTTTATCGTACGCGCTATTATCTTAGAGCCGGTGTTCTCGAATATCTCAGTGACGTCGTAGAACTCCTCTTTGATGTCCTTGGGCTTGACTCCACGCCTCCTCAACTCATCACGAATTTCGAGGAGCTTGAGCTGCCTTTCGATTTCTCTCTCAATGATGATTGGTATCATGTCAAGCTCCTGGACACCCTTGATCTCTACCCTAGCACCGCCCTTTATCGAAACGTTGAGGTCCTGCCTGATGGTTCCAAGGCCGCGCTTGACTTTCCTCGTCGCCCTCAGAGCGTCGCCTATGTATTTGGCGACTACCTTTGCCTGCTCCGGGTGGTGTATGTCCGGAGTCGTGCTTATTTCAACGAGAGGAATACCTAGCCTGTCGAGACGGTAGATTACTTCCTTGTCTTTCCTTTCCACTATTCTACAGGCATCCTCCTCAAGGCAGACTGTCGGAATTCCAACGCTTCCCCAGGGCGTGTCAACTTTTCCGTTCATGGCTATTATCGCTGTCCTCTGGAAGCCGGAGACGTTGGAGCCGTCTATGACGATTTTACGCATGAAGTGAACCTCGTCAACGGGAGTGGCGTTAAGGAGGTATGAAATCTGGAGGGCGACCTTGAGGGCTTCTTCGTCCGGCATATGTGGTGGTTCTTCGTCAATGTAAACGAGGTCTGCCAGCTCGTAACTGCCCTCGTAGATGTAAGTCCTCCCTTTCTTGAACTCCTCTAGAGCGGCCGGATCAATCTCTCCGAGCTCGCTTATAGTTGGCCTTAAACGGCGCTGGAAGGTGAACTCCACCTCGTCGCTCAGCTCGCTCGGAACGGGTGAGAATAACTTCTTGGTGTCGAGCTGTCTGTGGATTTCAAGACCGACTTTAAGACCGAGCTTCTCGTAATCGTACGCCATTGTCATCACCTCAGGAACGTGTCAAACCTTGTGTAGGGCGTTATTTCGCCTGCGTAGTTCGTGAGCATCATCTCCCTGACTTCTTTTGGATCATCAGTGTGGCCGAGCACCCACATGAGCTTGACGTAAGCCGTCTCTGGAAGCATATCTTCGCACGGAATAACGCCCGCCTTGAGGAGCCTTCTTCCAGTGGAGTAAACGTTGAGATTCACCCTGCCGTAGAGGCACTGACTCGTCATGCAGACGGCAACGCCTTCCTCAGTAGCGCGTTGTATTGAGTCTATGACATAGGTCGGCACGTGGCCGAGACCGGTTCCCTCTATGACTATGCCTTTGTAGCCCTTGTCCACGAAGAAGTCTATTATCTCGGTGCTCATTCCGGGGAAGGCCTTTACCAGAGCGACCTTCTCCTCCATCTCGTCGTCGACCCAGACCTCGCTTTCAGTCCTTCTGCGGTAGTCCTTTCTGAGGAACTCGACCTCACCGCCCGGCCATATTCTGGCTATCGGTATATCGTTTATGCTCCTGAAGGCGTCCCTCCTGCTAGTGTGCATCTTCCTGACCTTGGTTCCCCTGTGAGCGAGGCAGTATGTGTCGCTAGTCTCTCCATGCATTACAACGGCGACCTCGCCGAAATCAGCTGTTGCCATTCTGACGGAGCATATGAGGTTCATCGCCGCGTCGCTGCTCGGCCTGTCCGAGCTTCTTTGGGCGCCGACGAGTATGACCGGCTTGCCTAAATCCCTGAGCATGAAGCTCAAAGCCGATGCGGTGTAGGCCATCGTATCCGTTCCGTGGGCTATGATGACGCCGTCCTCGCCGTTGTTCAGCATGCCCGCAACTTCGTGGGCTATCCTGACCCAGTACGCAGGACGCATGTCCTCACTGAGAATGTTCATGAGGAGCTTCGGCGTTATGTTGGCTATTTCAAAAATCTCCGGAACCGCTTTGGCAAGTTCCTCCGCAGTGAAAGCCGGGTGGACGGCGCCGGTCTTGTAGTCTATCCTGCTCGCTATGGTCCCGCCCGTTCCGAGGATAGCAACGTTTGGAAGCTCCGGTCTCTTCGGAAACACTTCCTCGAACTCTACTTCTTCCCTTGGCTTAGCCTTCTCGATGATTTCAACTGAAACTATCTGGTCAACGAGGATTCCAATGTTGTATCCATTGTCAAGCTTGAGCGTAAGCGTCTCGCCGGTGGAGAGCTCGTAGGGGTTCATGACTATTCCTTCATATATGCTCTCGTTTCCGTTCTCCTTTTCGATTATTCTGACGTAATCTCCAACATTGAGGCCCTTCTCCTGCATAAACCGCTCAACTTTGCGCATAGCCTTTCCCTCCGCCCTATACTGGTGGAAGGTTAATATAAACCTTCGGGCTGAACGAATGACAATAATCTCCCAAAAATTGGTATAAATCCTGTCATAATGACAATCACTTAGGTGTTATCTTAAATCTCGGCTCCTCTATCCACTCTGACTTGCACCTCGGACAGCGGGAGGGTATGTTTATCTCCGGCCTGAAGATGAAGCCGCACTTTCTGCACTCGGCGGGCTTTATTAGAAGCACCTTTCCCTCATGCTTGAGGGTCTTTTGTATGGCCTTCAGGTCTTCGAGGATTACCTTCTTCGCCCCTCTGCCGCGGAGTTCTAATGCTACTGCCAGCTCACCCGGTGAGTAATCGCGCTCCTCCAAAAGCTTTATTATGCGCTGCCTACGAGTCATCATCGCGAGATTGTCGAAAAGGTGAGATATAAAGCTTAGGGTGGGAACATGATAGTCGAGAAGGCCGAAAAGGTTCTTGAAGCACATAGCCTCTGCGACCACTGCCTCGGCAGGCTCTTTGCCCGGCTTGGAAGAGGTACTAACGAGGAACGCGGGAAGGCAATAAGGTTCGTCGTTAACATGGAGCGCTCCGCGAAAGGATTAGAGCCAATAGAAGAGGCTACGAAGTGTGAGCTCTGCAGGAACGTTTTTGAGAGGATTCCCGAACTCGTTGAACTCATGGAAAATGTGAGCGAAGGGATAGAGTTCGACACTTTTTTAGTCGGTTCCCGCTTCTCCGAGGAGATAAAGGAGATAGAAAAAGTCCTCTGGGAAGAGTTCGGTATAGACACTGGCGAGCCCATAAACAGAGAATTCAACCGCGAGCTTGGCAAGGCTTTTGGCCTCGCAACTGGAAAGGATACTTCAAAAACTCCTGATGTTGTTTTCATAGTCGAGCCATATTCGGGGAAGATCGAACTTCAGATAAATCCCCTCTACATTTATGGCCGCTATAGAAAGCTTGTTAGGGGTATTCCGCAGACGCCCCTCCCGGAATTCGAGGAGAGCGTTGCGTCTATAATCTGCCGTCCATTCTCTAGGGCCGCGAGAGGAAAGTGCGTCTTTAAGGGCGCCGGCAGGGAGGATGTTGACGTTAGGATGCTCGGCAATGGCAGGCCCTTCATCCTCGAGATAAAAGGTCCAAAGAAAAGGAAGCTCGATCTCGAGGCTATAGCAAAGGAGATAAACGCGAACGGAAAGGTAGAGGTTCTTGACCTTCGTTTTGTGACCGCTAAGGAGGCTGAGGAAGTTCTCACAAAGAACCACCGGAAGGAATACCTCGCCCTGGTTCTCGTCGAAGATGGTGTAACTCCTGAGGAAGCCGAGAAAGTGGCGAGAGAGCTTAGAGGGCTTGAGATACACCAAAGAACACCTTGGCGCGTGAGGAAGGCAAGAGCCGACAAAGTAAGGGTCAAGAGAGTTCACGAAGCGAAGGCAAGATGGATAGACGAGAAGCACTTTGAGCTGAGGTTAATCACCGATGGCGGCCTTTACATCAAGGAGCTCATCTCGGGTGATAAAGGAAGAACCAGGCCTTCCGTCAGCGACCTCCTCGGGAAGCCATCTTGGTGCGAAAGGTTGGATGTTCTGAACATCCTCGATGAGTGAAAACTTTATAAACGCTTTTCGCCGATTGGGTAACGAAGCCATAACAGGCTTAGTCTATACGCCGAAAAGGTTTGAAAGTCTGAAAAAGCCCTAATGGATGTCTGTATGCCCTTTGCGGGATGGGTAAAAATCTGTGAGGTGATTGGTATGGTTCAGAAGTCCCACAGCTTTAGGAGGAAGACCAGGGGGAAGCTCAGCAAGAAGCCGAGGAGGAGAGGTCTCCCGCCGCTCACCAGGTTCCTCCAGGAGTTTGAGGTCGGGCAGAAGGTTCACATCGTCATCGAGCCGAGCTACCACAAGGGCATGCCCGACCCGAGGTTCCACGGAAGGACCGGAACCGTTGTCGGCAAGCGTGGCGACGCCTACGTCGTCCAGATTAGGGACGGCGGCAAGATAAAGACCTTCTTCATCCACCCGGTCCACCTCAGGGCTCAGAAGGGATGAGCATGATAGGAAGGAAAAAGCTCGAGGAGCGTTATCTTACCATAGCGGAGACCAAAGAGCTCCTCGAGAGGCGTAAGGCCGAGGGTATGGAGGAGAACCCGGAGGAGCCAATGTTCTACGAGGCCAGGGTTAGCCTGGAACATGCCGAGCGCTTTGCCAAGCTCAAGCCTGAGCAGGCCGTTGAGCTAAAGGAGAAGCTCATAGGCCTCTTCGAGTGGCTCGACGAGAGGCTGGCAGCTAAGCTCGTTGACCTCATGCCAGAAGACTACTTCGACATCCGTGTTATCTTTACCAAGGAAGACTACATGCCTACCCGGGAAGAGGCTGAGGAGATAATAAAGCTCCTCGACGACTACAGGGAGTGACTCCTTTCTTTCCCTTTTCTCGACAAAGTATAAAAACTCCTGATGGGTATAATTTCTGGGGGAGAGAAAATGGATAGGTACCGGAGACATTCTTACAGGGAGAGCCTCGAAAAGAAGAGGCGGAATGTTGAGTATGAGGAATACGCCTACGTGCTGGACTATCTGCCGGAAGGATACACTGATCTGAAGACCGGTAGGAGGACTGGAAAGCCTGTAGCGCAGGTAATAGGTGAAAAGGCATTCACGCTTCTCGAGGTGGCTCCAAAGGAGGATCTGATGCTGTACGAGAGGGTATTCATAGGCAAGGGGCAGAGGGATAAGATTCTCATGATTAACAAGAAGATCCATTACGATGATCTCACTGCTACCGCTAAGGCCGAACTCCCCTACGTTGTGGAAGAGATAGTCAAGAACAATGAAGAGCGCTTTGTCCAGTTCTTCAACGTCGCCCCGCCGATAACCAACAGGCTCCACAGCCTCGAGCTTCTTCCGGGAATAGGTAAGAAGCACATGTGGGAAATCATAGAGGAGCGCAAGAGGGAGCCTTTCAAGAGCTTTGAGGATCTGAGGCACAGAGTTAAGGGTCTTCCCGATCCAGCAAAGATGATAGCCAAGCGCGTTGTTGATGAGCTTGAAGGGAAGGATCGCTACAGGCTCTTCGTTGGTTCCAGGAGGATATTCAGGGTATGAGGGAGCGCCTCTTTTCTCTCATTTCTAAATACGGATTAAGGGCAAACTCTGACCTTGGACAGAACTTTCTGATAGTGGACGACATCATCGAGAGAAATGTTGAGAGGGCTGAACTTAGCGGGAGAGATGTCGTTCTTGAAATCGGCCCTGGACTTGGCGTTC
Protein-coding regions in this window:
- a CDS encoding RNA polymerase Rpb4 family protein — protein: MIGRKKLEERYLTIAETKELLERRKAEGMEENPEEPMFYEARVSLEHAERFAKLKPEQAVELKEKLIGLFEWLDERLAAKLVDLMPEDYFDIRVIFTKEDYMPTREEAEEIIKLLDDYRE
- a CDS encoding 50S ribosomal protein L21e; this translates as MVQKSHSFRRKTRGKLSKKPRRRGLPPLTRFLQEFEVGQKVHIVIEPSYHKGMPDPRFHGRTGTVVGKRGDAYVVQIRDGGKIKTFFIHPVHLRAQKG
- a CDS encoding transcriptional regulator, yielding MMTRRQRIIKLLEERDYSPGELAVALELRGRGAKKVILEDLKAIQKTLKHEGKVLLIKPAECRKCGFIFRPEINIPSRCPRCKSEWIEEPRFKITPK
- the gatD gene encoding Glu-tRNA(Gln) amidotransferase subunit GatD, whose protein sequence is MRKVERFMQEKGLNVGDYVRIIEKENGNESIYEGIVMNPYELSTGETLTLKLDNGYNIGILVDQIVSVEIIEKAKPREEVEFEEVFPKRPELPNVAILGTGGTIASRIDYKTGAVHPAFTAEELAKAVPEIFEIANITPKLLMNILSEDMRPAYWVRIAHEVAGMLNNGEDGVIIAHGTDTMAYTASALSFMLRDLGKPVILVGAQRSSDRPSSDAAMNLICSVRMATADFGEVAVVMHGETSDTYCLAHRGTKVRKMHTSRRDAFRSINDIPIARIWPGGEVEFLRKDYRRRTESEVWVDDEMEEKVALVKAFPGMSTEIIDFFVDKGYKGIVIEGTGLGHVPTYVIDSIQRATEEGVAVCMTSQCLYGRVNLNVYSTGRRLLKAGVIPCEDMLPETAYVKLMWVLGHTDDPKEVREMMLTNYAGEITPYTRFDTFLR
- a CDS encoding DUF655 domain-containing protein, which translates into the protein MDRYRRHSYRESLEKKRRNVEYEEYAYVLDYLPEGYTDLKTGRRTGKPVAQVIGEKAFTLLEVAPKEDLMLYERVFIGKGQRDKILMINKKIHYDDLTATAKAELPYVVEEIVKNNEERFVQFFNVAPPITNRLHSLELLPGIGKKHMWEIIEERKREPFKSFEDLRHRVKGLPDPAKMIAKRVVDELEGKDRYRLFVGSRRIFRV
- a CDS encoding tRNA pseudouridine(54/55) synthase Pus10, translated to MIVEKAEKVLEAHSLCDHCLGRLFARLGRGTNEERGKAIRFVVNMERSAKGLEPIEEATKCELCRNVFERIPELVELMENVSEGIEFDTFLVGSRFSEEIKEIEKVLWEEFGIDTGEPINREFNRELGKAFGLATGKDTSKTPDVVFIVEPYSGKIELQINPLYIYGRYRKLVRGIPQTPLPEFEESVASIICRPFSRAARGKCVFKGAGREDVDVRMLGNGRPFILEIKGPKKRKLDLEAIAKEINANGKVEVLDLRFVTAKEAEEVLTKNHRKEYLALVLVEDGVTPEEAEKVARELRGLEIHQRTPWRVRKARADKVRVKRVHEAKARWIDEKHFELRLITDGGLYIKELISGDKGRTRPSVSDLLGKPSWCERLDVLNILDE
- the gatE gene encoding Glu-tRNA(Gln) amidotransferase subunit GatE; this translates as MTMAYDYEKLGLKVGLEIHRQLDTKKLFSPVPSELSDEVEFTFQRRLRPTISELGEIDPAALEEFKKGRTYIYEGSYELADLVYIDEEPPHMPDEEALKVALQISYLLNATPVDEVHFMRKIVIDGSNVSGFQRTAIIAMNGKVDTPWGSVGIPTVCLEEDACRIVERKDKEVIYRLDRLGIPLVEISTTPDIHHPEQAKVVAKYIGDALRATRKVKRGLGTIRQDLNVSIKGGARVEIKGVQELDMIPIIIEREIERQLKLLEIRDELRRRGVKPKDIKEEFYDVTEIFENTGSKIIARTIKKGGKVLAVKLPKFRGLIGKEIQPGRRLGTEMADRAKKYVKGIFHIDELPNYGITELEVNAVIEKLGLGEDDAFVLVAAEEETAKKALREVLQRAKEAIDGVPEETRRALPDGNTQYMRPLPGKARMYPETDIPPILITDELKDEILANLPELPQERVERYVKEYKIDKSLAETLVNDERDELFEELIAKGVKPSLAASILVVVLKGLKKEVPIENITDEHIRETFELYLNGKIAKEAFEEIFKELALHPEKTAQQVAEEKGLTLLSEEEVERIIDEVIQQNIEVIKAKGMGAMGMIMGRAMAKLRGRADGKLVSQLVKKKIQDLVTT